GTAACTATGCCGACCACACACACCTGGACAACACGCCACCACCAGCCACCCACCGAAAGGTCGGCATAGTCGCGGTGTCGGCATAGTGCGTGCTATGCCGATGTCGGCATAGCACGCCGACATGACCCTCAAACAAAAAGCCATCGACCGCACCACCCCATCGGCGCCAAACCCGGCCGCTACCAACCACCCGACGAACTCATCGCCTTCCTCGAGGGCATCTGATTATGCCGACCAAACCCACCGAAAACCCCGCATCACACCGCCAACGTCAACCCAGTCGGCATAATCCGGTGGTCGGCATAATGCTCCAGGCATCACCACCTGGTGCACGAACACCACCTGACGATCGTGACAACTTCCGACGGTCCCAGAATCGACACACGACCCAGTCGCCCTCCACCGCGACGCTCAGCAACCTACCCCAGACCGACGCACATCGCTGCCTGAAGACAGGTCAAGCCGATGACGATGACCGAGGACGACCGATACCATCCCTACCAACAGCTCGAAGGAGCACTGGATGCACGAGGAGCCACCACAATGATGGAACTGCTCCCACCGGGTGGGCTGGGTCGACGTCGCCACCAAACGCGACCTCGACCATCTGGGGGAACGCGTGGACCTGCAGTTTGACCAGTTTGAAGAGCGCATGGACCTTCAATGCGACAAGGTCGAGGAAAGCATGGACCTTCGCTTCGACGCAACCGTGGCCAACTTTCGTGCCGACCTGGCAGAGTCGGGTCGGCGGATGCATGCCGTGGTCCTCACAGCGATCGTCGCTGCCACCAGCATTCTCGCTGCGCTCTCGGTGTTCGGGCCCAACTGACCCGCAGTGTCCGAAGCCATCACGTTCCGCAGACGTTGACCGCACTGACCGGCCCCATACCACGTGACTCAATTGCGTCATGACGACTGAGTCGGTGCGATCCGTCCGCAACAACTTCTCTGATTTCATCGGACGGGTGCAGCAGCATCATGAACGGGTGACGATCACCAAAAACGGTGAGCCCGCAGCCGTACTCATCAGCCCCGAAGACCTCGATTCGATGGAGGAAACGCTCACCATCCTGTCGGAGCCCGGTGCCCGGGAAGAGCTGGCGGAAGCCGAGCAGTCGATCCTCGATGGCGATGTCGTCGCTGGAGCCGACGCCATCGCTGGCCTCCGCCCAAGGTGACCGAGGGCAGCTACAACGTCGTGTTTTCGCGGCCTGCGGCACGGGCACTAGGAGAGCGGCTCCCCGCGGCGGTTGCAGTTGCGGCGATCGACTTCATCAACGGTCCGCTGTCCGACAATCAGCAACGGGTCGGGGGCCCGCTGCACGGCGAGCTCGAAGGGGCTGTCGAAGCGCCCGACGAGGCACGTACCGAACCGTGTACCGCATCGATCAGTCGACGCATTCGGTGTTCGTTCTGCGCATCGCCCATCGTCGTGACGTGTACTCGACGTAGAACCTCCGCTCATGCTTTCGGCGTGGGGCCCTCACAGATCAGCGGGGTCCTGGCCTGACGACGCCGATCAGTGACGCCAGGGCGTCCCGGCGCCGCAGCGATCTGTCCTCCAGGTGGGCCTTGGACGGCCAGGCGAGGGCGGTGAGGTACGCGGCCCGATCCCGCAGTGACATCTCCCGGGCCACGTCCAGCTTGGCCCGACCCAGGCTGGAGCCCTCCCGCCGATGTCGCTCAACCATCACAACCTCGTCGGGGTCCAACCGGTAACCGGCCCGCCACTTCACCCACGCCGGAACCTTGACGCCGAGTCGATCGGCGACCAGGTCGACCGCCATCGCCAGCACGGCGCCGCCGCGCCACAGCTCCGCCTCGGGCACGACCACGTCCGGCCCGAGTTCGCCGTTGGCCAGGTAACCGGCCAGGTCCCGCAGGTTCATCAGCGCCGGCTGAGGCGACCCCAAAAGCAGGTGATAGGCCGAGTGCAACAGGCGGTGCTTCGAGCTCAGCGCCCCGAAGCTCACCCCGCCGATCTCGAAATGATCCGGATCAGCGAAGAGCCGGTCGAGCGGGATGCGATGCCCGAAGACCCCGTCGGCCGGCGTTCGGTGCAGGTCGAACTCGACGCCGTCGGGAAGCGTCGGGGTGACCGATTTGGCGAACCGTCGATCGAAGCCGTTGCGCCGCTCGGCCCACGGCAGCGTGCCTCCCATCGCGGTGAGCACCGCGACGGCCCGATCGATGTCGTGGGCCGCCACCAGCAGGTCGACGTCAGCGAACGTACGCACCGACGGATCGAGCGCGTCCAGGTGGGCGATCGCCGGGCCCTTGATCACCAGGTGCTCGACGCCACCCGCCGCATCGAACGCCTCCCGCACCTCCAACAGGCGAACCTCCAGCTGGATGCACCACAGCAGCGCGCCGTGCTGGCGCTCCACCAGGTCGGCCTCGAGCTCCGGCGACAACTCGACGTCGCCGGACGCAGCGGCGGCCAGCAGTGGCCCGGTCAGCCGCGTCTGTTGCAGCCGCCCGGCAAACCCCGGCTCGTCGCTTTCCGGAGGAAGCTCGATGCCCGACGCGCCCGGAAGCCCCCAGGCGGCGATCGCGTGCAACGCGGTCTCGGGCGAAGCGACCGTTGCGGTCATGGCGACCCGGCCGGAACGACGGCGTCCGCAACCGACTCGATCAGCTGCGCGTCGACCAGCGAGTCGACGGCTGCCTGCACCTCGTCGGTCCGGACCTCGCCCAGCTCGGGCCAGATCTCCCGGATCCGCTCGGTCATCTCGTCAACCGAGCCCATCTCGTCGAGTACCAGCCAGACGAAGAGGGCCGACCCCTCAATGCCCACCGTGTCGTGCCCCGAGGCGCCAACCCATGCCCGACCATGCAGGGCACGGAACACCATGCCGTGGGCGCGCCGGTAGCGGAGAGGAGGGGCTGACACTCAATGGATCATATTCGCAACGAGATCATGTTGAACTCGTCCGGGTTGGGTCCGTTGCGCTGACCTCGGTCCAGCCCGGTCACCCGTGCCATCTCGTCGTCGGTCAGCTCGAAGTCGAAGATGTTGAAGTTCTCCTCGACCCCGCTGGCCGTGGTCGACTTGGGGAAGATGATGTCTCCCCGCTGGATGTGCCGGCGCAGCGCCACCTGGGCTGCGGTCTTGTCGTGCGCCTCGCCGATCCCGATCAGCGTGGCGTCGTCGAGCACCTGTTGAGCTTGCTGGTGACCAACACCTCCGAGCTTTCCCCCTCGAAGGCCCGCAACGCCTCACCCACCTGCATCTCGTTGCCGTACGTCTGGGCCGTGTCGATGTGGCGATACCCGGCGTTCAACGCCGTGAGCGTTGCTTCCTTCGTGTCGACCGGATCGATCTGGATCACCCCAAACCCGAGCTGCGGGATGTGCGCTCGGTCGTTGATCGTGACGTTGGGGACCGAGATCATCTGCCGGGTTTCCTTGGCATCGTGGACCGTACCCAGAGGGGTCGGCTGCCAAACGGGCTCAACTCACAGCACGCCGTGCGTTCGCGACCCGAAGTCGGCTCGTCCTCGGCTCAGGTCGCCGAGCGGCCCAGCTTCCAGTAGCCCCGCACCGTCGCCTGGGATCGGGTCAGGTTGCGCTCGTCGAACAGGTGGGTGCGGATCCGCTGCATCGCCGCCGCCTCGCCGGCCACCCAGACCACCTCCGGCATGACCCGTAGGTTCTCGATCGCCTCGATCATCGCTGTTCCCGGTGGCGAACCATCCGGCAGGTTGAGCCAGCGGACCGACGTCGCCGGACCGGCGTGCAGCTTCAGGCGGGCCTCCGGCTCGGTCAGCTCGATCCGAACGGTGACCGTCAGTTCGGGCGGCATCGCCTCAAGCAGTTGGTCGATGGCCGGGATGGCGGTCTCGTCGCCGGCCAGCAGGTAGGACGCAGCGTTCACATCGATGGCATACCCCCGGCCCGGTCCGGAGATGGCAACCTCGTCGCCGGGAGTGGCCGAGGCGGCCCAGCCGGCCGCGGCACCATCGCCGTGGGCGACGACATCGATCGTCAGCTCGTCGGCCTCGGCGTCGTGACCCCGGGGCGTGAACGTGCGAATCGGGGCACGGGATCCGTCGGACAGCTCGAACTGGTTGCCGGTCCAGCTCGGCAGCTCCAGCCGGCCGTCCGAGCGCGGCAACAGCAGGCGCACCGACGCCGCCGGTTCGTCGATCACCATCCCGTCGAGCTCGGGACCGGCGAGGACGAACCTTCGCATGCGGGGTGACAGATCCTCGGTGCGGCGCACGGTCGCCCGGCGAAACCGGGGCGGCTCCCGGCGCACCGGCACCGGGTTGGATCGCTGTGAGCTCATCGCACCACCCTTCCAGAGCGAACGGCAACCAGACGCACGCCCCTCAACCCCCGAAGTTGGGCGATCGCTTCTCGCGGTGGGAGGCCAGCCCCTCGCGGGCGTCCGGGCCACCGAAGCCGTAGAACTCGGCGTACAGCGAGGCGTCGAATGCGGGGCCGGCCGAGCGGTAGTGGTGGTTGAGCGTGTGCTTGGTGAAGGCGATCGCCTCGGCCGATCCGGCGGCCAGGTCGGTGGCGATGCTCATCGCCTCGTCCTGCACGGCGTCGTCGTCGACGCACAGCGACACCAGCCCAATGCGCTCGGCCTCCTCGCCGCTGAGCGGACGGTTGGTCAGCAGGTGGTACTTGGCCTTGGCCATGCCGCACAGCAGCGGCCACGCCACCGCCGCATGGTCGCCGGCCGCCACCCCCAGGCGGGTGTGACCGTCGATGATCTTTGCGCTGCGCGCCGCAACCGACACGTCGGCCAGCAGCGCCGCCACCAAACCGGCGCCAACCGCAGGGCCGTGAATTGCCGACACCACCGGCTTGGAGCAGTCGATGATGCCCCACACCAGGTCGCGCGCCTCGTTCAACACCCGGGTGCGGGCCGCACGATCGGCCATGATCTCGTCGAGCAGTTCGAAGCTTCCCCCGGCGGAAAACCCTTTGCCTGCGCCGCGGATCAGCGCCACCCGGGTGTCCGGATCGCGGTCGATCACCCGCCACACGTCAGCCAGGCTGCGGTGAGCGTCGGCGTCGACCGCGTTGAGGCCCGGCGCGTCGAGCGTGAGGCGCAGCACCCCGTCGGCCGGCCGGTCCACCCCGAACCCAGTGAAATCGCCGTAGAGACCGTCCGCATCCTTCATGGTTCGAGTCTGGCATTCATCACGAACAACGACCGCCACGACTGCTCAGGACGACGCTCCGGCGCCCGGGGCGTGGCGAGGCCAGGGTCGGACCTGCTCCAGGATGCGGGCCAGGCGCAACGGCACCTCGTCTCGGTGACGCTGGGTGACGATCTGGAGGCCCACCGGCAGGCCGTCGCCCGTGAGCCCGGCCGGCACCGAGACGGCCGGATTCCAACACAGGTTGGCGGGCATCGTGTACGGGGTTGCCATGCCCATGCCCAGTTCCTGCCCGGCGATCACCGAGGGAGGCGGCCCCTTGTCGGCAAACGCCGCCACCGCCGTGGTGGGACACAACACCACATCCACCTCGTCGAACAGGGCGGCCATGTGGTCCTGCAGGTCCTCGCGCAACCGCAGGGTGTCGGCGTAGCGGGGCATCGCCAGCTCCTCGGTCATCTCCAGGCCTCGGCGCACAAACGGGGTGAAGTCGTCGGCCAACTGCGGCCACATGCCCGGCTCCAGGCTCAACCACAGATCCGCTGCACCCGCCTGAAACCACAGCCGCACCGGATCCCCCAGGTCGACGACACCCTCGTCCACCGCCAGACCCGCAGCATCGGCCAACTCCTCGGCCGCCGAGCGGCAGAGGGACTCGACCTCGGGATCGGTCACCCCGAAGCCCAGGTCGGGCGACCAGCGGGCCCGCAGCCCGGCGGTCTCCAGGGTCTCGATCAGATTGCAGTAGTTCAGGTCGGTCGAGGGAAGCGACAGCCGGTCGCGAGCATCGGGCCCCGCAGTGACGTCAAGGTGTCGGGCCGCCTCGGCCACCGTGGTGGTCAACAGCCCGGCCACCGCTGTCTGCGATCCGCTCGGGCCCTCGATCGGGATGCGCCCGTGGCTGGGTTTCATGCCCACCAACCCCGCGAACGATGCCGGGATTCGGGTGGAGCCTCCCCCATCCGACGCGGTGGACACCGGCACCAACCCCGCCGCGACTGCAGCGGCCGACCCCCCGCTGGAACCGCCCGGCGTGCGCCCCTCACCCCACGGGCTGGTGGTGACCCCAAACGCGAGGGTGCGGGTGAAGCTCAGCGTGCCGAACTCGGGCGCCGCCGTCTTGCCCACCGGGACACCGCCGGCGGCGCGCAACCGGGCGACGTGGATGGAATCGGCCGCCACCGGCCCTCGACCGGCGTACACCGTCGACCCGTGGGACGTCGGCATGCCGGCGCAATGCTCCAGGTCTTTGACCCCGAAGGGAACGCCGGCGAACGGTCCGGGGTCCTCCCCCGCCGCCACCCGGGCGTCCACCCGGTCGGCCTGATCCCGCGCCCCGGCGGCATCGACGTGCACGAAGGCGTTCAGCGCCCCGTTGCCCGCATCGATCCGTCCCAGGTAGTCGTCGACCACCTCACGGGCCGACAACTCGCCCTTGCGAACGCCATCGGAAATCTCAATGGCCGTCGGTTGCTCAATCCCGCTCAACGGTTCCCCCCAGGTCGTCAACCCCATCGTGCCAGATTCCCCAGGCTTGGCGCTGAGGAAGCGGGCGTATGGATCGCGGGGTTCAGAGGTAGCGCTCGCCCGGCTCCCGAGATCGTTGAATGCGGGCGGGCGCTCCCCAGGCCACCACGCCATCGGGTAAATCTCGGGTGAGCACCGCCCCGGCACCCAGCACCGAATGGTTGCCGATGGTCAGCCCGTGCCGCACGACGGCACCAATTCCAACCACCGAAGCGCACCCGATCCTCGCCGCCCCACCGATCAGCGCACCGGGTCCAAGGCTCGCCCCCTCGCTCAAAACCGTGTCGTGATCGAGGTTCGCCTGCGCCCCCAACAGCGCGTGCGCTCCCACCGACGCCTGCGGCCCAACCGAGGCACCGGCCAGCACGACGGCACCGTCGCCCAGGCGGGCTGAGGCGGCGATCGAGGCCGTCGGGTGCGCCACGGTGGAGAACCTCAAGGACGGTTCGATGGCCAGCAGACGCTCGACGACCACCATACGGGTGTCGTTATCGCCGATACCGACGACCACCCCGTCGATCCGCCCCTCGCTCCACCATTCACCGACCGAATCAGAGCCGCCAACCACCGGCACGCCCAAGACCTCGCGTGCCGTCGGAACGACGTCGTCGTCGGCAACGGCCACAACCTCGCCGGTCGAACCGGCCCGGGCCGCATCGATCACACACCGGGCGTGTCCCGACGCCCCGATCACCATCAGCCGATGCACCGGGCCAATCTACGTCGCCTCACGGCGACCGTTCGGCCCATTCGAAATCCCGGGGTCGCAATGGCGTGGTGGTCACACCGAACGCGGTCCGACACGTACAGCACCCCACAGCAGGCTTGATCAGATCTTGACGGGATGAGTCCTCGACCAGGCGGATGTTCCCGGTGGGTCAGGGACACGCGTCGGCCGGGTTGACCGGTGGTGCGCCTGTACGTGCCGCGATGATCAGCACGCAGCCATCATCCAGCCCCGACGACGCACCCGACTCGGTGACGGAACCCGGCCAGGCGTGGCTCCAGCCCGCAAGCGCCGCCAATCCAACGCTCACGCGACGGGTACCGGCCGGGTTGCCGTCACCGCCGACACAGCCTCGCCATCGGGTCCAGGTCACCGGCCCACCTTCGCCCGGATCGGCGCCCTTCGAGGCGACCTTGACCGCCGGGTCGGCGGCGCACCCGGCTTGATCAGCCCACCGCTGCACCGAGTCGGGCACGGAGTCCAACTTGACCGTGGCATCGCCCACCCGCTGTTCACCGCCGCCATAGGGAACGACCGGATCGTCAACGCCGTGTGTCACCACCAGATTGGGTGTGCCCCGCACGCAGATCGGGGGCGGCAGACCGGCGTTGAGTACCAGCGCGTTGAACCTGTCGGGGTGGGCGCATCCAAAGAAGGCGGCGAAGGCCGAACCGGCACTGTGGCCGCCCATCGCGACGCGGTGACGGTCGATGCACCCCGAGTTGATCAAGCTGTCCAACAGCTTGGTGAGGAACGCGTCATCGGCATCAAAGTCGGCCAGTACGCCCCACCCGGACGGGTCACCCCGGCCTTGAGGTGCGATCACCATCACCCCGGCTTCATCAGCCTGCGCGCCGACCCCGGAGCTGACGACGAACTCATCGGCCTGAGCCGCAAAGCCATGAACCAACACGACGGCCGGCAACGGCGCCACGGCATCATCGGGCACCCGAACGACCGCACGGCGGGTGACCCCACCGACTGGGACCTCAACCGGCCGGTCCTCAGGCGGACACACGTCGGTTGCCGACGGGCGGGCACCCAGTCGCATCCCCGTCGCCCGTCCTGCCTGCTCAGGCAACTCGGTCGAACGACCGCCGACACATGAGGTAGCCACGATCACCGCTGCGAACAGGCGCATCACAGTGGCGGCGATGCCCAGCCTCGTTGTCACGCCAGAACCCTACGTTGGGCACTCGAGCAACCTCGGGCGCCACCGTCGCCGCGCCCGCGTTCGACATCCCCAACCGTCGGGTGAGCAGACGCCCGTCGCCGCGGCGCACAATGGACGGATGGACCACTCTGCACTTCTCGACCGCTCTGCACTGCTCGACCGTTTTGATCTGACCGGCCGCACCGCCATCGTCACCGGCGGCAGCCGGGGAATCGGCCGGGCGATCGCCCAGGGATTTGCCGCACTGGGCGCCAACGTGGTGATCGCCGGCCGCAAGGCGGACGCCTGCGACTCGGCCGCCGCAACCATCAACACCGCAGCGGCCAGAACCGCCGGAGGTTCAAGGGCCGTGGGCAGGGCCATCGGCGTATCCGCCCACCTCGGGAGGTTGGAGGACGGTGCGGCCCTGGTTCAAGCGACCGTGAAGGAGTTCGGCGGGGTGGACATCGTGGTCAACAACGCCGCCAACGCACTGGCGCAACCAGTGGGCGCCATCACGCCGGAGGCCTGGGAGAAGTCCTTCGCCACCAACCTGCGAGGTCCGGTGTTTCTAATCCAGGAGGCACTCCCCCACCTCCGGGCCTCGACCCACCCTGCCGTCATCAACGTGGTGTCCGCCGGGATCTACACCGGAGGCGGATGGATGTCGATGTACCTCGCGGCCAAGTCGGCCATGGCCTCGATGACCAGGTCGATGGCCACCGAACTGGCCGCCGACCACATCCGGGTGAACGCCCTCGCACCGGGCACCGTGGCCACCGACATGGTGAAAAACAACCCCGAGCCAATCCAGCAGGCGATGGTGGACGCCCAACTGATCAAACGCATGGCCGAGCCGGCTGAGATGGTGCCCGCTGCCGCCTTCCTGGCCTCGGACGCGTCGTCGTTTATGACCGGTCAGGTGCTGGTGGTCGACGGTGGCATGACCCACCACTGAGCAGGCCAGGTGCACTATCCCAGCGGGCAACCTCCCCATCGGCCACCTGCCACCTGCCCGAGCGCAACGCGATGCAACCACTCCAAGTAGCCAGCCCCAGCATGTGGCCGTCGGGCACACTGGAGCCATGAGCATCGCTTCTTCGTCCAGCGGATCAATCTCGGCTCCTGTTCTGAGCTACGACGATGCCATCAGCACCGTCGAGCGGTGGGCCGAGGCCCTCGCCGACAGCGCCGAGAGCCACCCCCCCTCCACGCCGGTACCCACCTGCCCAGGTTGGGACCTGTCCAAGCTGCTGCGTCACACGGGTCGGGTGCACCGACATGTGACCGGGTTGGTGCGACTTCGCATCAGCAGCCCGCCAGACCACGACACGGTCGCCATCAACCAGCCCGGTAGCGAGGCAGACCAAAGCGCGTGGACCGCATGGTTCTGCGATGGCGCCGCCCAGTTGATCGCCGAACTGCGCGCCGCCCAACCGACTGACGCAATGTGGTCGTGGGGCGTCGACCAACGTGTCTCGTTCTGGGCCCGGCGCATGGCGCACGAGACCGTGATCCATGCCGTCGATGGGCACCTGGCCACCAACACCGGGTTCAGGATCGAGCCGGCGGTGGCGATCGACGGACTGGACGAGTACCTGGAGAACCGGGCTTACCTTCGCGCCTTTGCGACTTCTGAAACGCCGTTCGTCGGTTCGGGCACGGTGCACCTCCACGCCACCGATCCCGACCTTGCCGACGGTTTGGGCGAATGGATGATCGAGTTCGATGCCGCCGGCTACCGTTTCGAACATGGTCACGGCAAGGGTGATGTGGCCGTTCGGGCACCTGCGGAAACGTTGGAACTGCTCGCGCTGGGGCGCCGAACCCTCGGAGGCGATCGTGATGATGGCGGCCAGGCCGGCGACAGCGACAAGGGCGACAGCATTCAGGAAGCCGGCAGGGCGGACATCGAGGTGTTCGGCA
Above is a genomic segment from Candidatus Microthrix parvicella Bio17-1 containing:
- a CDS encoding type II toxin-antitoxin system Phd/YefM family antitoxin, translated to MTTESVRSVRNNFSDFIGRVQQHHERVTITKNGEPAAVLISPEDLDSMEETLTILSEPGAREELAEAEQSILDGDVVAGADAIAGLRPR
- a CDS encoding type II toxin-antitoxin system RelE/ParE family toxin encodes the protein MSSLEPTPSLASAQGDRGQLQRRVFAACGTGTRRAAPRGGCSCGDRLHQRSAVRQSATGRGPAARRARRGCRSARRGTYRTVYRIDQSTHSVFVLRIAHRRDVYST
- a CDS encoding nucleotidyltransferase family protein — encoded protein: MTATVASPETALHAIAAWGLPGASGIELPPESDEPGFAGRLQQTRLTGPLLAAAASGDVELSPELEADLVERQHGALLWCIQLEVRLLEVREAFDAAGGVEHLVIKGPAIAHLDALDPSVRTFADVDLLVAAHDIDRAVAVLTAMGGTLPWAERRNGFDRRFAKSVTPTLPDGVEFDLHRTPADGVFGHRIPLDRLFADPDHFEIGGVSFGALSSKHRLLHSAYHLLLGSPQPALMNLRDLAGYLANGELGPDVVVPEAELWRGGAVLAMAVDLVADRLGVKVPAWVKWRAGYRLDPDEVVMVERHRREGSSLGRAKLDVAREMSLRDRAAYLTALAWPSKAHLEDRSLRRRDALASLIGVVRPGPR
- a CDS encoding siderophore-interacting protein — protein: MSSQRSNPVPVRREPPRFRRATVRRTEDLSPRMRRFVLAGPELDGMVIDEPAASVRLLLPRSDGRLELPSWTGNQFELSDGSRAPIRTFTPRGHDAEADELTIDVVAHGDGAAAGWAASATPGDEVAISGPGRGYAIDVNAASYLLAGDETAIPAIDQLLEAMPPELTVTVRIELTEPEARLKLHAGPATSVRWLNLPDGSPPGTAMIEAIENLRVMPEVVWVAGEAAAMQRIRTHLFDERNLTRSQATVRGYWKLGRSAT
- a CDS encoding enoyl-CoA hydratase/isomerase family protein, with translation MKDADGLYGDFTGFGVDRPADGVLRLTLDAPGLNAVDADAHRSLADVWRVIDRDPDTRVALIRGAGKGFSAGGSFELLDEIMADRAARTRVLNEARDLVWGIIDCSKPVVSAIHGPAVGAGLVAALLADVSVAARSAKIIDGHTRLGVAAGDHAAVAWPLLCGMAKAKYHLLTNRPLSGEEAERIGLVSLCVDDDAVQDEAMSIATDLAAGSAEAIAFTKHTLNHHYRSAGPAFDASLYAEFYGFGGPDAREGLASHREKRSPNFGG
- a CDS encoding amidase; protein product: MSGIEQPTAIEISDGVRKGELSAREVVDDYLGRIDAGNGALNAFVHVDAAGARDQADRVDARVAAGEDPGPFAGVPFGVKDLEHCAGMPTSHGSTVYAGRGPVAADSIHVARLRAAGGVPVGKTAAPEFGTLSFTRTLAFGVTTSPWGEGRTPGGSSGGSAAAVAAGLVPVSTASDGGGSTRIPASFAGLVGMKPSHGRIPIEGPSGSQTAVAGLLTTTVAEAARHLDVTAGPDARDRLSLPSTDLNYCNLIETLETAGLRARWSPDLGFGVTDPEVESLCRSAAEELADAAGLAVDEGVVDLGDPVRLWFQAGAADLWLSLEPGMWPQLADDFTPFVRRGLEMTEELAMPRYADTLRLREDLQDHMAALFDEVDVVLCPTTAVAAFADKGPPPSVIAGQELGMGMATPYTMPANLCWNPAVSVPAGLTGDGLPVGLQIVTQRHRDEVPLRLARILEQVRPWPRHAPGAGASS
- a CDS encoding NeuD/PglB/VioB family sugar acetyltransferase — translated: MHRLMVIGASGHARCVIDAARAGSTGEVVAVADDDVVPTAREVLGVPVVGGSDSVGEWWSEGRIDGVVVGIGDNDTRMVVVERLLAIEPSLRFSTVAHPTASIAASARLGDGAVVLAGASVGPQASVGAHALLGAQANLDHDTVLSEGASLGPGALIGGAARIGCASVVGIGAVVRHGLTIGNHSVLGAGAVLTRDLPDGVVAWGAPARIQRSREPGERYL
- a CDS encoding alpha/beta hydrolase family esterase, whose product is MTTRLGIAATVMRLFAAVIVATSCVGGRSTELPEQAGRATGMRLGARPSATDVCPPEDRPVEVPVGGVTRRAVVRVPDDAVAPLPAVVLVHGFAAQADEFVVSSGVGAQADEAGVMVIAPQGRGDPSGWGVLADFDADDAFLTKLLDSLINSGCIDRHRVAMGGHSAGSAFAAFFGCAHPDRFNALVLNAGLPPPICVRGTPNLVVTHGVDDPVVPYGGGEQRVGDATVKLDSVPDSVQRWADQAGCAADPAVKVASKGADPGEGGPVTWTRWRGCVGGDGNPAGTRRVSVGLAALAGWSHAWPGSVTESGASSGLDDGCVLIIAARTGAPPVNPADACP
- a CDS encoding SDR family NAD(P)-dependent oxidoreductase; translation: MDHSALLDRSALLDRFDLTGRTAIVTGGSRGIGRAIAQGFAALGANVVIAGRKADACDSAAATINTAAARTAGGSRAVGRAIGVSAHLGRLEDGAALVQATVKEFGGVDIVVNNAANALAQPVGAITPEAWEKSFATNLRGPVFLIQEALPHLRASTHPAVINVVSAGIYTGGGWMSMYLAAKSAMASMTRSMATELAADHIRVNALAPGTVATDMVKNNPEPIQQAMVDAQLIKRMAEPAEMVPAAAFLASDASSFMTGQVLVVDGGMTHH
- a CDS encoding maleylpyruvate isomerase family mycothiol-dependent enzyme — protein: MSIASSSSGSISAPVLSYDDAISTVERWAEALADSAESHPPSTPVPTCPGWDLSKLLRHTGRVHRHVTGLVRLRISSPPDHDTVAINQPGSEADQSAWTAWFCDGAAQLIAELRAAQPTDAMWSWGVDQRVSFWARRMAHETVIHAVDGHLATNTGFRIEPAVAIDGLDEYLENRAYLRAFATSETPFVGSGTVHLHATDPDLADGLGEWMIEFDAAGYRFEHGHGKGDVAVRAPAETLELLALGRRTLGGDRDDGGQAGDSDKGDSIQEAGRADIEVFGNPEVFQRWLAGAAFR